From the genome of Stegostoma tigrinum isolate sSteTig4 chromosome 32, sSteTig4.hap1, whole genome shotgun sequence, one region includes:
- the anapc13 gene encoding anaphase-promoting complex subunit 13, producing the protein MDSEVQRDGRILDLIDDAWREDKLPYEDVEIPLSELPEPEQDNGGTTESINEQDMKWTDLALQNLHENTPSAGS; encoded by the exons ATGGACAGTGAAGtacaaagagatggcagaattCTGGATCTTATTGATGATGCATGGCGTGAGGACAAACTGCCATATGAAGATGTGGAAATACCACTA AGTGAACTTCCAGAACCTGAACAGGATAATGGAGGAACAACTGAATCCATTAACGAACAAGACATGAAGTGGACTGATTTAGCCTTGCAAAACCTGCATGAAAATACCCCTTCTGCAGGAAGCTAA